ttgtcACAAGCCATGTAAGAGTCAAACAAACAAGTAGAAGGGACtagaaatcaaacttttttcccCTATGTAAAACTCTACTCTAATTGACACTGCATGTGACCCTAAACACATAATTTCTACACTAAACAATTGTGCTATAGGGATGGTTTCCTTAAGCAGATAATGAAACTGTTCAGAGtcaatgggggaaaaaaacctaaacatatctgaatcctggaagaaaacctcttAGAGGCTACAAAAGAgtcctctgctgcagctggtgtCCCTGCAGAATGCGTCTGGCAGCTGGATGCTTCATGAAGCTCTGGCTGCTGTGCTGGGAAAAACCAAAGAGGAGGTGGAAAAGGCAAAACCAGAATTGGTGGGTTgtaatctaaaataataataataaaaaatcttagaatgtaaatattaaataagagtttttgtataataataataataataataacacaaacTAACATTCAAGGTTGTAAAGAGGGGAGTTTAACTAGAAGTAGGGTTAACACCGACTTCATGTCCAGCTGACCAATTAGCCTAACATGcatattttcacacacaaaaatccaTAGTCCGCAGAGACAACACACATATACTTGGGGAGAACATGAAAGAGCCTTGCAGAAAGGCCCTTAAGTGAATTTAAACTCAGAACTAACACCATATTTCAGGGTCAAAACTGTAATCAGAGATAAAATGGAGTTGATCAACTAACCATCAAGTATATGAAACGTAACTCGGTAACAGATACTTAGTAACCGCTAAGCTCCAAGTAGTCAGTGAGATACCTCCTAGTGCGGCCTCAGTAAAGGAAAACAGCAGTATAACATCTCTCCTTTTTGTTatcctgttttgtttctctctgttaATTAGGTCAACAATGAAGTGTGGGCCTCCATTCTGGCTCTGATTTGGCTTCATGGTTTTAAGATGGATGCAAAGGAGGAGTGGGAGCTTCTGGCTATGAAGGCGGCATCATGGATTAAATCTCAGAACGGTAATATATATAATCACCAGGGAACTCCTGTTTTTAAGTGtgtaataaaacagatgttaaAACTGGATGCAAAAAATAACATCAGTGAATCTTTTCTTCAGCTCCATGTGTGTCAGAGTGCGTTGAAGCTGGAAATAAACTGTTGGGTTGCAGCATGAAGAAAGAAGCTCTGGGGCTCTGAGGTTTTCTGTGAACAGGCTTCAGCTCTACTATGAAAGCAGCTGAGTGGAGAAAGGAAAACACTGAAGTTAATGATGACCAAGAAGAAGATGTTTATTGTAGATTATAGATGTGTTTATTCCAAgtctaggattttttttcctttttacaacatttaatcATGCATATGTCAGCATGGCTTGTAATATTTGCACTCTATGCATAAAACAGAAGTCATGGAGCAtagaaatgctttttgtttacTACAATCAACATATTTGCAATTTAACAAGTCTtattaaaactatatatatatatatatatatatatatatatatatatatatatatatatatatatttgtaagaATTAAATGAGTAATAGAAAATAACAGCAGACCAGAAAATATTCACCCTTCAGTTTTTTAAGAGATTCTCTAAATCCCTTCTTAGTCAATCTGGCCCTTAGACCTGTCGACCATTTTCTCACACTTCTTTGACATAAACCTTTAAACTGTATTTAACTCATTATCCAACCAAACATTGTGGTATCTGTGCATATTCAAGGTTTCTGTGAAGAATTGTTTGTGAAGAGCTGTTTGGGACTCATTCTATTGTTCTTTACTGTATATGTTCCTAAGAAGCATTCCTATAACTTCACAGTGTAAGAGACTTATTCTccaataaatatgaaatgcacCAATCACAGAAAAATGGACCCGAAATAATTATTTCCCAATAAATGCAtggtttatataaaaaaagaagcatctaAGTAACTGATTATTATGTAAACTacaaacatttgtatttgttcATTGTAGGGGGTTTTAGCTAGAAAATACGTTACATTTAATGTCAATCTTTTCgactgtttatttcttttacacaatgtacaacactttattaaattattaaaaggaAAGATTCTGTACCACATgtcaaaaaattcaaattttatcTCACAGTCCCTGTACAGGTTGATGGTAATTAAGTACGACTTAACAGATTATGAATTGGTGAAAAGCTGGTATAACCTGTATAATGATTAATTAAATACATGTCCATTAATTCAGTGTCTCACTTATCACTAAAACCAAGCATACCATTCAAACTAGAACCCTACTGATAGTTTATGGAACCATTTTTTTTGGCCTTCATCATTGAGTGCAAAGTTGCTTCATTAATAGCCAATTTATTCTAAATGTGCAAAGAGGTCACTCTTGTGATAAGTCATTTCATCTTTCCGTCAGATTTATTTCGGATCTTTGGCTCCTTCAAACCTGAATTTTCTTGTCATGAAGTTCACCCGTCGTGAATTTGACAAATGCTTTTACTCGcatgctaaaaaataaattcctctTTAGATCTCTATCAGACTCTTGAAGGTTTTTGGGTCAAAACTGAATGATGTTCAGAATTGTTCATGAGTTCACTCATATGCTGACAAAAAGCCTTTCATATTTTCAGGTCATCAACGACTTGCCTCTAGACGGGAGACATTGTCCATCAATAATGTGATTTTAGCATCACTTAGCATAGTGAAGTTCTTCTGTCTCCCACTACCAACACTGAGTCGAGAAACCTTCCTGGGACACGGTCTACAATCTCAAGGTCAGTGTTATGGGTCCTTGTGGAAGTCCAACATGATCTTGGTTTTAGCCAGGTTTACCAGGAGGCGGTTCTGTTGGCACCAGTCCATAACGTGCTGAATCATGTggatcacacacacagaaacattaaatgttgtttGCACATATTTCCATCACCTTTTCACTGCTGAACTGAACCCATGTCTGAGGATTTCTTGCTGAGCATCAATACTTTATTAAATATCTTACAGAACACAATCAGCTGGCTGGCATCTTCACTGCTTCAATGTTTGTGTaaagtttaataattttacacCACATAGAGCAGGAAAATGAAAGTGAAGTCTGCATCTGTTGTTTTCGACAATGGGGCTGAGGGGTTTCAGATCTATAGCAGTAGAGAAAGAGGGCAGTGCTTCATTCACCTCAATTAGATCTTTAGAAAGTAATCATAACATTAGTATTGGCAAAGAGCATCGACTGTGTTTCCAACTTAGCACATGTCTCTTGGTTCTGGTGCCGTTAGTGTCCATTTGTCAAGGCTTCGACATGGGAACCATTCTCAGACTGTGAGGATGATGGCATTGACATCTTGTATGGTTTACAACATATTCAGCTTTGTATAATCATCTTGGGGAACATTGAAAGGAATAGAACATTCCATAATTCACAGCTAACCCATTCCATGTACTTTTAGCTAGGAATGccattcaaactttaaaatgtagtcATGTACTACATactgtttatttcagttttgtccTATCTTTTACAGATTTCATAAAACCCTTTAAGTTTCATGCTCAGgcctcagaaaaaaacaaaaaaaacactagaCCACTAGCTCTGAGGGTTCCCGGTCTACCAGTTCTCCCAACCCTTGAGGCATTAAGACATGCTCAGACTGAATTACTAATTCCTTGCAtcctttgttttgctttgactTTGTGGCACTTTCACAGAGAAAGCGCCAAAAGTTTATCCAACACTGCTTTTTACATCTGAGGTTTAGGACGCAAATACACTCGTTTCTTACTTGGATGGTTAGCCCGCCCGACACCAGGACAGCTCTCTCTCATGGCAATATGGTTGTGCATTGCAAATTAACTAAGGGTATAAATGTTACAGTGCTTGGTATCATGTATGGTAAACACTTATATCCATTTAAGTAAGTCAAAAGTACAGGCCGGTATCCACCTGCATGCTTCGTGCATAGTTTTTCACATTAGAGTGGTATGTGTGACAGGGCAATTCATGTGTGTGTGGCAGGCGGGGTGGGAGTCAGTGTTGTcaagcaaaattacaaaaatatggaTCACTGGCAAGATCGGCTTTGAAATCCAGAAATATTATCTTAGGTCagacacaaaaaactaaaagaaaaaattaaaagggcTTTTTTTACTCCAGAAGAAAAAGGGCAGCTTTAGCACCATACACTGTCCATCTGTGCATGTGTCTGCTTAGGATTCAAGTACCAAAAGATTAAGAAGGGATTTagaaaataagaacaaaggGGAAGAAAGTTaatggcatttttattttatttttatgcatttattccTCATTTATTACATGAATATATTGTTTCagtaaaactgattaaaatccATATGCTGAAAGTTAAGCATAAAGCTATGCTCCATGGCTTCTTTTTTGCATAGAGTGCAAATATCTAAAGGCATGCTGGCAGATACCTGgttaaattttgcaaaaagaaaataaagtcctAAGCTTGTTCTTGGTCATCAACAACTTCAGTGTTTT
Above is a window of Xiphophorus hellerii strain 12219 chromosome 18, Xiphophorus_hellerii-4.1, whole genome shotgun sequence DNA encoding:
- the LOC116707912 gene encoding von Willebrand factor A domain-containing protein 5A-like — translated: MLHEALAAVLGKTKEEVEKAKPELVNNEVWASILALIWLHGFKMDAKEEWELLAMKAASWIKSQNAPCVSECVEAGNKLLGCSMKKEALGL